A single region of the Bradysia coprophila strain Holo2 unplaced genomic scaffold, BU_Bcop_v1 contig_235, whole genome shotgun sequence genome encodes:
- the LOC119077477 gene encoding insulin-like growth factor-binding protein complex acid labile subunit, whose translation MRTQLVLLAVISLLHIVCTQSAANDIHCIFRLIGENYLCSLDDVTIITETEPLRFFNVHLPDQNDSTVTGLSTQDLWPRNINIRVVHPQLTQQFPNIRFLHLSESAIETLLTDSFQQCDQLTVLSLSNNRITSIPPRVFQNCTNLITLDLSANQLARVDGESFYGLQNLAWLRMGRSTILNNTFEHLTMLQGLTLTNTESIESNAMRHLTRLEGIEFSHNSLSLSVIQDAINGMTGLDTIMLNQNGYTSFDFQFFEQFEFLLDFDLNGNELTTIPGNSFQNYPNLLALRLHSNQISTLTEESFIGLLKLTTLTLNGNRLTRLPANCFNDLSNLRSLDLSNNIMPQIDLGAFNGLSSLETLFLNNMELATLIPGMFDNLISLQRLEIVAGRITNIPPNTFTATQNLRYLHLSDNMISRLNSNSFGRLPLLDTFLISHSVWGQGVREIERNFFQNFPNITRFGGFENVCFDGTIDMTQIDFSTETVFDECFSNWEGSGTTTTEATTTPSSRSVAAAGDLRLLVILIVIKAAGKFIY comes from the exons ATGAG AACTCAATTGGTTCTACTGGCAGTTATATCGCTGCTGCATATTGTATGCACGCAGTCGGCGGCCAATGACATCCACTGTATTTTTCGACTTATTGGCGAGAATTACTTATGTTCACTGGATGATGTGACCATCATTACTGAAACGGAACCGTTGCGATTTTTCAATGTTCACTTACCCGATCAAAATGATAGTACCGTTACTGGTCTGAGTACCCAGGATTTGT GGCCTCGTAACATCAACATTCGAGTCGTTCATCCGCAACTGACCCAACAGTTCCCGAACATTCGTTTTCTTCATCTCTCTGAATCTGCAATCGAAACGCTGCTAACTGATTCTTTTCAACAATGTGACCAGTTGACAGTGCTGTCCTTGTCCAACAATCGAATAACATCGATTCCGCCGAGAGTATTTCAAAACTGTACGAACTTGATAACATTAGATCTGTCCGCGAATCAATTGGCACGGGTAGATGGCGAATCCTTTTATGGTCTACAGAATCTTGCGTGGCTACGAATGGGAAGGTCTACGATTCTGAACAACACGTTCGAACATCTGACCATGCTCCAAGGTCTCACTCTCACTAACACCGAATCAATAGAATCGAATGCCATGCGCCACTTGACCCGACTCGAGGGTATCGAATTTTCACATAATTCATTAAGCTTGAGTGTGATACAGGATGCCATTAACGGTATGACTGGCTTGGATACAATAATGTTGAATCAGAACGGCTACACAAGCttcgatttccaatttttcgaacaattCGAATTTTTGCTCGATTTTGATCTGAATGGAAATGAACTGACGACGATACCAGGAAATTCTTTCCAAAATTATCCAAATTTGCTAGCGCTGAGGCTTCATTCTAATCAAATTTCCACGCTAACTGAAGAGTCATTTATCGGATTGCTTAAATTGACCACACTTACATTGAATGGGAACCGGCTAACTCGTCTACCAGCTAACTGCTTCAATGATCTGAGCAACTTGCGGTCGTTGGATCTTTCTAACAACATAATGCCACAAATCGATCTAGGCGCTTTTAACGGACTAAGCAGCCTAGAGACGCTGTTTCTGAACAACATGGAACTAGCCACGCTGATTCCGGGAATGTTTGACAACTTAATAAGTTTACAACGGCTTGAAATCGTTGCAGGACGAATCACCAACATCCCGCCAAACACTTTCACAGCTACGCAAAATCTTCGTTACCTTCATCTGAGTGATAACATGATCTCACGACTGAATTCCAATTCTTTTGGCCGACTGCCGCTACTGGACACATTTTTAATTAGCCACAGTGTGTGGGGTCAAGGTGTCCGAGAAATTGAACGAaactttttccagaattttccgaACATCACTCGCTTTGGaggttttgaaaatgtttgcttcGATGGAACCATCGATATGACCCAGATCGATTTTAGCACTGAGACGGTGTTCGATGAGTGTTTTTCGAATTGGGAGGGATCCGGGACGACTACAACTGAGGCGACCACAACGCCGAGTAGTAGAAGTGTTGCTGCAGCAGGAGATCTACGGCTACTCGTAATACTAATTGTGATAAAAGCggctggaaaatttatttattaa
- the LOC119077478 gene encoding 12-oxophytodienoate reductase 1-like, whose amino-acid sequence MARPALLSPIKIGDHTLDHRIVLAPLTRLRNTEQGVPQDHCIEYYEQRTTKNGLLISEATVISPVTDGYKFAPGIYTDQQIEGWKRVVDAVHAKGGVIYLQLWHLGRAVSSKDLPPGNYPVSASAIAISGTGVFGTEYEVPHALTIDEIQDTIRDYATAAKNSIKAGFDGVEIHGAHGYLIDQFINTSSNVRTDEYGGSIENRARFALEVVDAVVEAVGINRVAIRFSPWCDFQDMKDDTPLETWSYLTEQLQAKHPGLAYIHFSVPWQLEIGEFVYQDNISSSLDPFRKIWKGPFIATGGFLESKTAIQHCEKFPNDLIGFGRTFIANPDLVERVRHGWPFNKYNRSTFYIQGIEGYTDYPFYSPTLFDESGKPVATDKTNPAPTSQL is encoded by the exons ATGGCTCGACCAGCTCTTCTGTCTCCAATCAAAATCGGTGACCATACGTTAGATCATCGCATTGTCCTTGCTCCACTTACTCGACTGCGAAACACCGAACAAGGAGTACCGCAAGACCACTGCATCGAGTACTACGAACAAAGAACCACGAAAAATGGACTGCTAATTTCCGAAGCAACGGTCATATCTCCGGTCACAGACGGTTACAAATTTGCTCCTGGGATTTATACTGATCAACAAATTGAAGGCTGGAAAAGGGTTGTAGATGCTGTTCATGCCAAAGGAGGAGTTATATACCTACAACTGTGGCATCTCGGCCGTGCCGTATCGTCCAAGGACCTACCACCTGGTAACTATCCTGTGTCTGCTTCGGCCATTGCTATTTCGGGAACGGGTGTATTTGGAACGGAATATGAAGTTCCTCATGCTCTCACTATTGACGAAATTCAAGATACAATAAGAGACTATGCTACTGCAGCCAAGAATTCGATAAAAGCTGGATTCGACG GAGTCGAAATTCATGGTGCTCATGGCTATCTTATCGATCAGTTCATCAACACCTCCAGTAACGTTCGTACTGATGAATACGGCGgttcaattgaaaatagaGCTAGATTTGCTTTGGAAGTGGTTGATGCTGTGGTTGAAGCTGTTGGTATAAACAGGGTGGCCATTCGTTTCTCACCATGGTGTGATTTCCAAGATATGAAAG ATGATACTCCACTAGAAACATGGTCGTACTTAACCGAACAATTGCAAGCCAAACATCCGGGACTGGCCTACATTCATTTCAGCGTTCCATGGCAATTAGAAATCGGAGAATTTGTGTACCAAGACAACATATCGTCATCGCTAGATCCGTTTCGTAAAATTTGGAAAGGTCCATTTATCGCCACTGGCGGCTTTCTCGAGTCCAAAACGGCCATACAGCACTGCGAAAAGTTCCCTAACGATTTAATCGGTTTCGGTCGTACATTCATTGCCAATCCGGATTTGGTCGAACGAGTACGCCACGGATGGCCTTTTAACAAATACAACCGTTCCACATTTTATATTCAAGGCATTGAGGGGTACACAGACTATCCATTTTATTCGCCGACTTTATTCGATGAAAGTGGAAAACCAGTGGCGACGGATAAGACCAACCCTGCACCAACAAGTCAACTTTGA
- the LOC119077490 gene encoding lysosomal acid glucosylceramidase-like isoform X2, which yields MLSSLSSAVEKGSALPCLKKEYPDGIVCVCTEEYCDTLENVDLIEKDDIVLVSTSMAGLRFEVTHSKHGRRNSFIANSTKYGINIMSKGDALHPDESTDNLSNLLCMNIDVTVNRSITYQTNVGFGGAFTGAVSHVMETIPKKLQNHVYRSYFSKTEGIGYTMIRMPIGGSDFDFVPWAHQESPVHDASLSNFLSLDKRDFKRISQLSDLKSAAGIDEIKFIGAAWSPPPWMKTNNDWTGLSTLKPEYYRTWAQYHLKFLELMADRGIHFWAFSTGNEPLNGLVGWFFIHFMSLGWTASEQAIWVGEHLGPLLRNSSFKDVKLLGGDDQRFVMPYWFEQMNASHKDALRYLDGFAVHWYWNDVTPVVLLDDTHRLFPDKFILNTESCIVDKLVGVFPMTFHGPLLGSWERAEQYAQSYIEDFTHWVVGWVDWNIVLDEAGGPNYVNGTVDAPIIVNTTAKNEFYKQPMFYAIGHFSRFIVENSTRIKVHSSNDCVLTVGYQRPDKSIVIVLFNKDSQKTNIKLRDGNTKIRLTVPPRSIHTLVYY from the exons CCTTACCTTGCCTAAAGAAAGAATACCCCGATGGCATTGTGTGTGTTTGCACAGAGGAGTACTGTGATACTTTGGAAAATGTCGACCTAATAGAAAAAGACGACATAGTCTTGGTGTCCACAAGTATG GCTGGTCTACGTTTCGAAGTGACTCACAGTAAGCATGGACGTCGAAACAGCTTTATTGCAAATTCGACAAAGTACGGA ATCAATATCATGAGTAAGGGCGATGCACTCCATCCAGATGAATCAACAGACAATTTATCTa ACCTACTCTGCATGAACATTGATGTAACCGTCAATCGGAGTATAACTTATCAAACAAATGTTGGATTTGGCGGTGCATTTACCGGTGCTGTGTCGCATGTCATGGAAACGATACCAAAGAAGTTGCAGAATCATGTTTACAG ATCATACTTTTCGAAGACTGAAGGCATCGGATATACCATGATTAGGATGCCGATCGGTGGTTcggattttgattttgtgccTTGGGCCCACCAAGAATCGCCAGTGCACGACGCAAGTTTGTCCAATTTTCTATCGCTCGACAAACGGGATTTCAAGCGG ATATCACAGCTGTCCGATTTAAAATCTGCCGCTGGAATCGATGAAATCAAATTCATCGGTGCAGCCTGGTCTCCTCCACCATGGATGAAAACCAATAACGATTGGACTGGACTGAGTACCTTGAAACCGGAGTATTACCGCACCTGGGCGCAGTACCATTTGAA ATTTTTAGAACTGATGGCTGACAGAGGTATACACTTCTGGGCATTTTCAACGGGCAACGAACCTCTTAATGGATTGGTTGGCTGGTTCTTTATACACTTTATGAGCTTAGGTTGGACGGCCAGCGAACAA GCAATATGGGTGGGAGAGCATCTGGGACCATTACTCAGAAACTCATCGTTTAAAGATGTCAAACTGCTGGGAGGCGATGACCAGCGTTTCGTGATGCCATACTGGTTCGAACag atGAATGCGTCTCATAAGGACGCGCTGAGATATCTTGATGGATTTGCCGTGCATTGGTACTGGAACGATGTTACACCAGTTGTACTTTTGGACGATACACATCGACTATTTCcggataaatttattttgaacacCGAATCCTGCATAG TTGATAAGCTTGTAGGTGTTTTTCCAATGACATTCCATGGACCGCTATTAGGATCGTGGGAGAGAGCAGAACAATACGCTCAGTCTTACATCGAG GATTTCACTCATTGGGTTGTCGGATGGGTCGACTGGAATATTGTTCTCGATGAGGCCGGTGGTCCGAACTATGTTAATGGCACTGTCGACGCTCCGATTATCGTTAATACGACAG CCAAAAACGAATTCTACAAACAGCCCATGTTTTACGCAATCGGCCATTTTTCACGGTTTATCGTGGAAAATTCCACCCGCATCAAAGTTCACAGTTCAAACGATTGTGTGTTAACGGTAGGATATCAACGGCCGGATAAATCAATTGTGATCGTTCTTTTCAACAA AGACTCGCAGAAGACAAACATCAAATTGAGAGATGGTAACACTAAAATTCGGTTGACTGTACCGCCACGGTCGATTCACACACTGGTCTACTATTAA
- the LOC119077490 gene encoding putative glucosylceramidase 3 isoform X5: MLLVFILIGCIIGIHALPCLKKEYPDGIVCVCTEEYCDTLENVDLIEKDDIVLVSTSMAGLRFEVTHSKHGRRNSFIANSTKYGINIMSKGDALHPDESTDNLSNLLCMNIDVTVNRSITYQTNVGFGGAFTGAVSHVMETIPKKLQNHVYRSYFSKTEGIGYTMIRMPIGGSDFDFVPWAHQESPVHDASLSNFLSLDKRDFKRAIWVGEHLGPLLRNSSFKDVKLLGGDDQRFVMPYWFEQMNASHKDALRYLDGFAVHWYWNDVTPVVLLDDTHRLFPDKFILNTESCIGVFPMTFHGPLLGSWERAEQYAQSYIEDFTHWVVGWVDWNIVLDEAGGPNYVNGTVDAPIIVNTTAKNEFYKQPMFYAIGHFSRFIVENSTRIKVHSSNDCVLTVGYQRPDKSIVIVLFNKDSQKTNIKLRDGNTKIRLTVPPRSIHTLVYY; encoded by the exons ATGCTTCTCGTGTTCATTTTGATTGGTTGCATAATTGGAATTCATG CCTTACCTTGCCTAAAGAAAGAATACCCCGATGGCATTGTGTGTGTTTGCACAGAGGAGTACTGTGATACTTTGGAAAATGTCGACCTAATAGAAAAAGACGACATAGTCTTGGTGTCCACAAGTATG GCTGGTCTACGTTTCGAAGTGACTCACAGTAAGCATGGACGTCGAAACAGCTTTATTGCAAATTCGACAAAGTACGGA ATCAATATCATGAGTAAGGGCGATGCACTCCATCCAGATGAATCAACAGACAATTTATCTa ACCTACTCTGCATGAACATTGATGTAACCGTCAATCGGAGTATAACTTATCAAACAAATGTTGGATTTGGCGGTGCATTTACCGGTGCTGTGTCGCATGTCATGGAAACGATACCAAAGAAGTTGCAGAATCATGTTTACAG ATCATACTTTTCGAAGACTGAAGGCATCGGATATACCATGATTAGGATGCCGATCGGTGGTTcggattttgattttgtgccTTGGGCCCACCAAGAATCGCCAGTGCACGACGCAAGTTTGTCCAATTTTCTATCGCTCGACAAACGGGATTTCAAGCGG GCAATATGGGTGGGAGAGCATCTGGGACCATTACTCAGAAACTCATCGTTTAAAGATGTCAAACTGCTGGGAGGCGATGACCAGCGTTTCGTGATGCCATACTGGTTCGAACag atGAATGCGTCTCATAAGGACGCGCTGAGATATCTTGATGGATTTGCCGTGCATTGGTACTGGAACGATGTTACACCAGTTGTACTTTTGGACGATACACATCGACTATTTCcggataaatttattttgaacacCGAATCCTGCATAG GTGTTTTTCCAATGACATTCCATGGACCGCTATTAGGATCGTGGGAGAGAGCAGAACAATACGCTCAGTCTTACATCGAG GATTTCACTCATTGGGTTGTCGGATGGGTCGACTGGAATATTGTTCTCGATGAGGCCGGTGGTCCGAACTATGTTAATGGCACTGTCGACGCTCCGATTATCGTTAATACGACAG CCAAAAACGAATTCTACAAACAGCCCATGTTTTACGCAATCGGCCATTTTTCACGGTTTATCGTGGAAAATTCCACCCGCATCAAAGTTCACAGTTCAAACGATTGTGTGTTAACGGTAGGATATCAACGGCCGGATAAATCAATTGTGATCGTTCTTTTCAACAA AGACTCGCAGAAGACAAACATCAAATTGAGAGATGGTAACACTAAAATTCGGTTGACTGTACCGCCACGGTCGATTCACACACTGGTCTACTATTAA
- the LOC119077490 gene encoding putative glucosylceramidase 3 isoform X4, translating to MLLVFILIGCIIGIHALPCLKKEYPDGIVCVCTEEYCDTLENVDLIEKDDIVLVSTSMAGLRFEVTHSKHGRRNSFIANSTKYGINIMSKGDALHPDESTDNLSNLLCMNIDVTVNRSITYQTNVGFGGAFTGAVSHVMETIPKKLQNHVYRSYFSKTEGIGYTMIRMPIGGSDFDFVPWAHQESPVHDASLSNFLSLDKRDFKRAIWVGEHLGPLLRNSSFKDVKLLGGDDQRFVMPYWFEQMNASHKDALRYLDGFAVHWYWNDVTPVVLLDDTHRLFPDKFILNTESCIVDKLVGVFPMTFHGPLLGSWERAEQYAQSYIEDFTHWVVGWVDWNIVLDEAGGPNYVNGTVDAPIIVNTTAKNEFYKQPMFYAIGHFSRFIVENSTRIKVHSSNDCVLTVGYQRPDKSIVIVLFNKDSQKTNIKLRDGNTKIRLTVPPRSIHTLVYY from the exons ATGCTTCTCGTGTTCATTTTGATTGGTTGCATAATTGGAATTCATG CCTTACCTTGCCTAAAGAAAGAATACCCCGATGGCATTGTGTGTGTTTGCACAGAGGAGTACTGTGATACTTTGGAAAATGTCGACCTAATAGAAAAAGACGACATAGTCTTGGTGTCCACAAGTATG GCTGGTCTACGTTTCGAAGTGACTCACAGTAAGCATGGACGTCGAAACAGCTTTATTGCAAATTCGACAAAGTACGGA ATCAATATCATGAGTAAGGGCGATGCACTCCATCCAGATGAATCAACAGACAATTTATCTa ACCTACTCTGCATGAACATTGATGTAACCGTCAATCGGAGTATAACTTATCAAACAAATGTTGGATTTGGCGGTGCATTTACCGGTGCTGTGTCGCATGTCATGGAAACGATACCAAAGAAGTTGCAGAATCATGTTTACAG ATCATACTTTTCGAAGACTGAAGGCATCGGATATACCATGATTAGGATGCCGATCGGTGGTTcggattttgattttgtgccTTGGGCCCACCAAGAATCGCCAGTGCACGACGCAAGTTTGTCCAATTTTCTATCGCTCGACAAACGGGATTTCAAGCGG GCAATATGGGTGGGAGAGCATCTGGGACCATTACTCAGAAACTCATCGTTTAAAGATGTCAAACTGCTGGGAGGCGATGACCAGCGTTTCGTGATGCCATACTGGTTCGAACag atGAATGCGTCTCATAAGGACGCGCTGAGATATCTTGATGGATTTGCCGTGCATTGGTACTGGAACGATGTTACACCAGTTGTACTTTTGGACGATACACATCGACTATTTCcggataaatttattttgaacacCGAATCCTGCATAG TTGATAAGCTTGTAGGTGTTTTTCCAATGACATTCCATGGACCGCTATTAGGATCGTGGGAGAGAGCAGAACAATACGCTCAGTCTTACATCGAG GATTTCACTCATTGGGTTGTCGGATGGGTCGACTGGAATATTGTTCTCGATGAGGCCGGTGGTCCGAACTATGTTAATGGCACTGTCGACGCTCCGATTATCGTTAATACGACAG CCAAAAACGAATTCTACAAACAGCCCATGTTTTACGCAATCGGCCATTTTTCACGGTTTATCGTGGAAAATTCCACCCGCATCAAAGTTCACAGTTCAAACGATTGTGTGTTAACGGTAGGATATCAACGGCCGGATAAATCAATTGTGATCGTTCTTTTCAACAA AGACTCGCAGAAGACAAACATCAAATTGAGAGATGGTAACACTAAAATTCGGTTGACTGTACCGCCACGGTCGATTCACACACTGGTCTACTATTAA
- the LOC119077490 gene encoding lysosomal acid glucosylceramidase-like isoform X3 yields MLLVFILIGCIIGIHALPCLKKEYPDGIVCVCTEEYCDTLENVDLIEKDDIVLVSTSMAGLRFEVTHSKHGRRNSFIANSTKYGINIMSKGDALHPDESTDNLSNLLCMNIDVTVNRSITYQTNVGFGGAFTGAVSHVMETIPKKLQNHVYRSYFSKTEGIGYTMIRMPIGGSDFDFVPWAHQESPVHDASLSNFLSLDKRDFKRISQLSDLKSAAGIDEIKFIGAAWSPPPWMKTNNDWTGLSTLKPEYYRTWAQYHLKFLELMADRGIHFWAFSTGNEPLNGLVGWFFIHFMSLGWTASEQAIWVGEHLGPLLRNSSFKDVKLLGGDDQRFVMPYWFEQMNASHKDALRYLDGFAVHWYWNDVTPVVLLDDTHRLFPDKFILNTESCIGVFPMTFHGPLLGSWERAEQYAQSYIEDFTHWVVGWVDWNIVLDEAGGPNYVNGTVDAPIIVNTTAKNEFYKQPMFYAIGHFSRFIVENSTRIKVHSSNDCVLTVGYQRPDKSIVIVLFNKDSQKTNIKLRDGNTKIRLTVPPRSIHTLVYY; encoded by the exons ATGCTTCTCGTGTTCATTTTGATTGGTTGCATAATTGGAATTCATG CCTTACCTTGCCTAAAGAAAGAATACCCCGATGGCATTGTGTGTGTTTGCACAGAGGAGTACTGTGATACTTTGGAAAATGTCGACCTAATAGAAAAAGACGACATAGTCTTGGTGTCCACAAGTATG GCTGGTCTACGTTTCGAAGTGACTCACAGTAAGCATGGACGTCGAAACAGCTTTATTGCAAATTCGACAAAGTACGGA ATCAATATCATGAGTAAGGGCGATGCACTCCATCCAGATGAATCAACAGACAATTTATCTa ACCTACTCTGCATGAACATTGATGTAACCGTCAATCGGAGTATAACTTATCAAACAAATGTTGGATTTGGCGGTGCATTTACCGGTGCTGTGTCGCATGTCATGGAAACGATACCAAAGAAGTTGCAGAATCATGTTTACAG ATCATACTTTTCGAAGACTGAAGGCATCGGATATACCATGATTAGGATGCCGATCGGTGGTTcggattttgattttgtgccTTGGGCCCACCAAGAATCGCCAGTGCACGACGCAAGTTTGTCCAATTTTCTATCGCTCGACAAACGGGATTTCAAGCGG ATATCACAGCTGTCCGATTTAAAATCTGCCGCTGGAATCGATGAAATCAAATTCATCGGTGCAGCCTGGTCTCCTCCACCATGGATGAAAACCAATAACGATTGGACTGGACTGAGTACCTTGAAACCGGAGTATTACCGCACCTGGGCGCAGTACCATTTGAA ATTTTTAGAACTGATGGCTGACAGAGGTATACACTTCTGGGCATTTTCAACGGGCAACGAACCTCTTAATGGATTGGTTGGCTGGTTCTTTATACACTTTATGAGCTTAGGTTGGACGGCCAGCGAACAA GCAATATGGGTGGGAGAGCATCTGGGACCATTACTCAGAAACTCATCGTTTAAAGATGTCAAACTGCTGGGAGGCGATGACCAGCGTTTCGTGATGCCATACTGGTTCGAACag atGAATGCGTCTCATAAGGACGCGCTGAGATATCTTGATGGATTTGCCGTGCATTGGTACTGGAACGATGTTACACCAGTTGTACTTTTGGACGATACACATCGACTATTTCcggataaatttattttgaacacCGAATCCTGCATAG GTGTTTTTCCAATGACATTCCATGGACCGCTATTAGGATCGTGGGAGAGAGCAGAACAATACGCTCAGTCTTACATCGAG GATTTCACTCATTGGGTTGTCGGATGGGTCGACTGGAATATTGTTCTCGATGAGGCCGGTGGTCCGAACTATGTTAATGGCACTGTCGACGCTCCGATTATCGTTAATACGACAG CCAAAAACGAATTCTACAAACAGCCCATGTTTTACGCAATCGGCCATTTTTCACGGTTTATCGTGGAAAATTCCACCCGCATCAAAGTTCACAGTTCAAACGATTGTGTGTTAACGGTAGGATATCAACGGCCGGATAAATCAATTGTGATCGTTCTTTTCAACAA AGACTCGCAGAAGACAAACATCAAATTGAGAGATGGTAACACTAAAATTCGGTTGACTGTACCGCCACGGTCGATTCACACACTGGTCTACTATTAA
- the LOC119077490 gene encoding lysosomal acid glucosylceramidase-like isoform X1, with amino-acid sequence MLLVFILIGCIIGIHALPCLKKEYPDGIVCVCTEEYCDTLENVDLIEKDDIVLVSTSMAGLRFEVTHSKHGRRNSFIANSTKYGINIMSKGDALHPDESTDNLSNLLCMNIDVTVNRSITYQTNVGFGGAFTGAVSHVMETIPKKLQNHVYRSYFSKTEGIGYTMIRMPIGGSDFDFVPWAHQESPVHDASLSNFLSLDKRDFKRISQLSDLKSAAGIDEIKFIGAAWSPPPWMKTNNDWTGLSTLKPEYYRTWAQYHLKFLELMADRGIHFWAFSTGNEPLNGLVGWFFIHFMSLGWTASEQAIWVGEHLGPLLRNSSFKDVKLLGGDDQRFVMPYWFEQMNASHKDALRYLDGFAVHWYWNDVTPVVLLDDTHRLFPDKFILNTESCIVDKLVGVFPMTFHGPLLGSWERAEQYAQSYIEDFTHWVVGWVDWNIVLDEAGGPNYVNGTVDAPIIVNTTAKNEFYKQPMFYAIGHFSRFIVENSTRIKVHSSNDCVLTVGYQRPDKSIVIVLFNKDSQKTNIKLRDGNTKIRLTVPPRSIHTLVYY; translated from the exons ATGCTTCTCGTGTTCATTTTGATTGGTTGCATAATTGGAATTCATG CCTTACCTTGCCTAAAGAAAGAATACCCCGATGGCATTGTGTGTGTTTGCACAGAGGAGTACTGTGATACTTTGGAAAATGTCGACCTAATAGAAAAAGACGACATAGTCTTGGTGTCCACAAGTATG GCTGGTCTACGTTTCGAAGTGACTCACAGTAAGCATGGACGTCGAAACAGCTTTATTGCAAATTCGACAAAGTACGGA ATCAATATCATGAGTAAGGGCGATGCACTCCATCCAGATGAATCAACAGACAATTTATCTa ACCTACTCTGCATGAACATTGATGTAACCGTCAATCGGAGTATAACTTATCAAACAAATGTTGGATTTGGCGGTGCATTTACCGGTGCTGTGTCGCATGTCATGGAAACGATACCAAAGAAGTTGCAGAATCATGTTTACAG ATCATACTTTTCGAAGACTGAAGGCATCGGATATACCATGATTAGGATGCCGATCGGTGGTTcggattttgattttgtgccTTGGGCCCACCAAGAATCGCCAGTGCACGACGCAAGTTTGTCCAATTTTCTATCGCTCGACAAACGGGATTTCAAGCGG ATATCACAGCTGTCCGATTTAAAATCTGCCGCTGGAATCGATGAAATCAAATTCATCGGTGCAGCCTGGTCTCCTCCACCATGGATGAAAACCAATAACGATTGGACTGGACTGAGTACCTTGAAACCGGAGTATTACCGCACCTGGGCGCAGTACCATTTGAA ATTTTTAGAACTGATGGCTGACAGAGGTATACACTTCTGGGCATTTTCAACGGGCAACGAACCTCTTAATGGATTGGTTGGCTGGTTCTTTATACACTTTATGAGCTTAGGTTGGACGGCCAGCGAACAA GCAATATGGGTGGGAGAGCATCTGGGACCATTACTCAGAAACTCATCGTTTAAAGATGTCAAACTGCTGGGAGGCGATGACCAGCGTTTCGTGATGCCATACTGGTTCGAACag atGAATGCGTCTCATAAGGACGCGCTGAGATATCTTGATGGATTTGCCGTGCATTGGTACTGGAACGATGTTACACCAGTTGTACTTTTGGACGATACACATCGACTATTTCcggataaatttattttgaacacCGAATCCTGCATAG TTGATAAGCTTGTAGGTGTTTTTCCAATGACATTCCATGGACCGCTATTAGGATCGTGGGAGAGAGCAGAACAATACGCTCAGTCTTACATCGAG GATTTCACTCATTGGGTTGTCGGATGGGTCGACTGGAATATTGTTCTCGATGAGGCCGGTGGTCCGAACTATGTTAATGGCACTGTCGACGCTCCGATTATCGTTAATACGACAG CCAAAAACGAATTCTACAAACAGCCCATGTTTTACGCAATCGGCCATTTTTCACGGTTTATCGTGGAAAATTCCACCCGCATCAAAGTTCACAGTTCAAACGATTGTGTGTTAACGGTAGGATATCAACGGCCGGATAAATCAATTGTGATCGTTCTTTTCAACAA AGACTCGCAGAAGACAAACATCAAATTGAGAGATGGTAACACTAAAATTCGGTTGACTGTACCGCCACGGTCGATTCACACACTGGTCTACTATTAA